The Metabacillus litoralis genome contains a region encoding:
- a CDS encoding YqzK family protein, which produces MIRWMKTVGDMIKVFILFTGFTILFYYAIIWVNLEYQEMHRYDQPEGAALKVTNMVNNEEESWYNRLMFFIDNGE; this is translated from the coding sequence ATGATTCGCTGGATGAAAACGGTTGGGGATATGATAAAGGTATTTATCCTGTTTACTGGATTTACGATTTTATTCTATTATGCTATTATTTGGGTGAACTTAGAGTATCAAGAAATGCATCGCTATGATCAACCAGAAGGAGCAGCTTTAAAGGTAACAAACATGGTAAATAATGAAGAAGAAAGCTGGTATAATAGGCTAATGTTCTTTATTGATAATGGGGAGTAG
- the fur gene encoding ferric iron uptake transcriptional regulator — protein MENRIDRIKKQLHTASYKLTPQREATVRVLLENEEDHLSAEDVYLLVKEKAPEIGLATVYRTLELLTELKVVDKINFGDGVSRYDLRKEGAAHFHHHLVCIECGSVAEIEEDLLEDVEEIVERDWKFKIKDHRLTFHGICVKCQEKEENETKEENQE, from the coding sequence ATGGAAAACCGCATTGATCGGATTAAAAAGCAGCTACATACTGCTAGCTATAAACTTACGCCACAACGTGAGGCAACAGTTCGGGTGTTGCTTGAGAATGAAGAAGATCATTTAAGTGCAGAGGATGTATATCTTTTAGTAAAAGAAAAAGCCCCCGAAATTGGACTAGCAACTGTATATCGAACATTGGAATTGTTAACTGAATTAAAAGTTGTTGATAAAATAAATTTTGGAGACGGTGTTTCCAGGTATGATCTTCGCAAAGAAGGAGCGGCGCATTTTCATCATCATCTAGTTTGTATTGAATGTGGGTCGGTTGCAGAAATTGAGGAAGATCTTTTAGAAGATGTTGAAGAAATTGTTGAGCGTGACTGGAAGTTTAAAATTAAAGATCATCGTCTAACTTTTCATGGCATTTGTGTAAAATGTCAAGAAAAAGAAGAAAATGAGACAAAAGAAGAAAATCAAGAATAA
- the spoIIM gene encoding stage II sporulation protein M, translating to MQRQLPISATIKQHLKEHSSIYLFVFVLFLMGVIFGAIIVNSMNLSQKEDLYYYLNRFFGQVAEGKVASSADMFQQSFFHNLKYLGLMWILGISIIGLPVILVMLFIKGMVVGFTVGFLVNQLGLKGFLLSFVTVLPQNILLIPAFIIMCSVAISFTLKMIKQLFMKKTNSMEAPFSLFMRYVSVFLFISILAVVASSFEAYASPFLMKNVVEFVSK from the coding sequence ATGCAAAGACAACTGCCGATTAGTGCAACGATTAAACAGCATCTTAAAGAGCATTCTTCAATATATTTATTTGTTTTTGTTTTATTTTTAATGGGAGTTATTTTTGGTGCCATAATTGTAAACAGTATGAACTTGAGTCAAAAAGAGGACCTTTATTATTATTTAAATCGATTTTTTGGACAAGTAGCAGAAGGAAAAGTGGCGAGTTCAGCAGACATGTTTCAGCAAAGCTTTTTTCACAATCTAAAATATTTAGGATTAATGTGGATACTTGGAATTTCCATTATCGGTCTGCCGGTTATATTAGTTATGCTCTTTATTAAAGGGATGGTTGTAGGATTTACGGTAGGATTTTTAGTGAATCAGCTAGGATTAAAGGGGTTCTTGCTGTCATTTGTTACAGTGTTGCCACAAAATATTTTATTAATCCCTGCTTTTATTATCATGTGTTCTGTGGCCATATCGTTTACATTAAAAATGATCAAACAGCTATTTATGAAGAAAACAAACTCAATGGAAGCTCCGTTTTCTTTATTTATGAGATATGTATCTGTCTTTTTGTTTATAAGCATTCTAGCAGTCGTTGCATCAAGCTTTGAAGCGTATGCTTCTCCGTTTTTAATGAAAAATGTAGTGGAATTTGTTAGTAAATAA
- a CDS encoding GNAT family N-acetyltransferase translates to MNPILLDFPTEFTTKRLLLRAPKAGDGKAVNEAIIASLPELKKWMPFAQKEPTLEETEQNIREAVAQFILREDLRILIFDRQSGQFIGSTGLHRMNWKVRSFEIGYWIDTRYSGQGYITEAVEGLINFATSELKARRIEIRCDTRNERSRKIPTKLGFTLEGTFRSADMSVDGKNVRDTFIFAKTFEQHT, encoded by the coding sequence ATGAACCCTATTTTACTAGATTTCCCTACCGAATTCACAACAAAACGTTTACTACTTCGAGCTCCAAAAGCTGGTGATGGAAAAGCAGTAAACGAGGCAATTATTGCATCTCTTCCTGAATTAAAAAAATGGATGCCCTTTGCGCAAAAAGAACCAACTCTTGAAGAAACAGAACAAAATATTCGAGAAGCTGTTGCACAATTTATTTTAAGAGAGGATCTCAGAATTCTCATATTTGACCGCCAATCAGGGCAATTTATTGGCAGCACTGGACTTCATCGAATGAATTGGAAGGTTAGAAGCTTTGAGATTGGGTACTGGATTGATACTAGATACAGTGGTCAAGGGTATATAACGGAAGCAGTTGAGGGGCTTATCAATTTTGCTACTAGCGAACTAAAGGCTAGAAGAATAGAGATTAGGTGTGACACCAGAAATGAACGTAGCCGAAAAATCCCTACTAAACTTGGATTTACTTTGGAGGGAACTTTTCGTTCTGCTGATATGTCAGTTGACGGCAAAAATGTTAGAGATACATTTATTTTTGCTAAAACATTTGAACAACATACCTGA
- a CDS encoding TIGR00375 family protein — MNSYFADLHIHIGQTNSGKPVKITASRSLTLENILIEASEHKGIDIVGIIDCHVPEIILTLEKLLEDGSCVELEGGGIRFQQTTLILGSELEIYDESCKGPIHVLVYFPTLQKMKEFSIWLSKRVTNNTLSSQRIYETGKTLQTVVKELDGLFIPAHIFTPHKSLYGSGVSQSLKEVFNPDQFDAVELGLSSDTKMADQIAELHTYPFLTNSDAHSLPKIGREYQKLLLNDPNFLELKNALRNENGRSIVANYGLNPYLGKYYETTCEKCGQKPEIGATICESCGSERFTKGVSKRLKELSNGLKNNNPRPPYIHQVPLQFIPGLGPKTLEKLKDLFGTEMNILHEVPRTELQKVVSEKIAEYIVAAREGRLQVNSGGGGTYGKITGI, encoded by the coding sequence ATGAACAGTTATTTTGCTGACTTACATATTCATATAGGACAAACAAATTCAGGAAAGCCAGTGAAAATTACTGCTTCAAGGTCACTTACCTTGGAAAACATATTAATTGAAGCAAGTGAACATAAAGGGATCGATATTGTAGGGATCATTGATTGTCATGTACCAGAAATCATTTTAACTCTCGAAAAACTTCTTGAGGATGGGAGTTGTGTTGAGTTAGAAGGTGGTGGCATACGATTTCAGCAAACAACACTAATTCTTGGAAGTGAGCTAGAAATTTATGATGAAAGCTGTAAAGGGCCAATTCATGTTTTAGTCTATTTTCCAACACTTCAAAAAATGAAAGAATTCTCAATCTGGCTTTCTAAAAGAGTAACCAACAACACATTAAGTTCACAAAGGATATATGAAACCGGAAAAACATTACAAACAGTTGTAAAAGAGCTAGACGGATTATTTATACCTGCACATATCTTCACACCGCATAAGAGCTTATATGGTAGTGGCGTATCTCAATCATTAAAGGAAGTTTTTAACCCAGATCAGTTTGATGCAGTAGAGCTAGGGCTAAGCTCTGATACAAAAATGGCGGATCAAATAGCTGAGTTACATACTTATCCTTTTTTAACGAATTCGGACGCTCACTCATTACCGAAAATTGGTCGTGAATATCAAAAGTTATTGTTAAATGATCCAAACTTTTTAGAATTAAAGAACGCATTGCGAAATGAAAATGGTCGTAGTATTGTAGCGAATTATGGATTGAATCCATATTTAGGAAAGTACTATGAAACAACATGTGAGAAGTGCGGACAAAAGCCTGAAATTGGTGCAACAATATGTGAAAGCTGTGGAAGTGAGAGATTCACAAAAGGGGTTTCTAAACGTTTGAAAGAGTTATCTAACGGACTCAAAAATAACAATCCCCGCCCACCTTATATCCATCAAGTGCCGCTTCAATTTATTCCAGGGCTTGGACCTAAAACACTTGAAAAGCTGAAAGATTTGTTTGGAACAGAAATGAATATTTTACACGAAGTACCTAGGACAGAGCTTCAAAAAGTTGTTTCGGAAAAAATAGCAGAATATATTGTTGCTGCAAGAGAAGGTCGATTACAGGTCAATTCGGGTGGGGGAGGAACGTATGGGAAAATAACGGGAATATAG
- a CDS encoding NUDIX hydrolase codes for MYEDKKAYRTGAEVTMKLNETTLSSKEIYKGRIIDLYVEQVELPNGKTSSREIVKHPGAVAVIAITPENKIVMVEQFRKPLERNLVEIPAGKLEKGEEPETTARRELEEETGYTCTHLEPLISFYTSPGFADELVHLFLAENLEKLSEAAELDEDEFVEVMEVTLEEAEEMIANKRIYDAKTAYAVQYLRLKHTVKNSSK; via the coding sequence ATGTATGAGGATAAAAAAGCTTATAGAACAGGAGCTGAAGTAACGATGAAACTGAACGAAACAACATTATCATCTAAAGAGATTTATAAAGGCAGAATTATTGATTTATATGTAGAACAAGTTGAACTTCCAAACGGAAAGACAAGTTCAAGAGAAATTGTTAAGCATCCAGGGGCTGTAGCAGTTATAGCGATTACTCCGGAAAATAAAATTGTTATGGTAGAGCAATTTCGTAAGCCATTAGAACGTAATTTAGTGGAAATCCCAGCCGGAAAACTAGAAAAAGGGGAAGAACCTGAAACGACAGCACGAAGAGAACTTGAAGAAGAAACAGGGTACACTTGTACTCATTTAGAACCACTTATTTCTTTTTATACATCTCCTGGTTTTGCAGATGAACTTGTTCATTTATTTCTTGCGGAAAATCTTGAAAAGCTTTCAGAGGCAGCAGAATTAGATGAGGATGAATTTGTTGAGGTGATGGAGGTAACACTAGAGGAAGCTGAAGAAATGATTGCAAATAAACGAATTTACGATGCGAAAACAGCCTATGCTGTTCAGTATTTACGATTAAAGCATACTGTGAAAAATTCAAGTAAATAA
- a CDS encoding aldo/keto reductase — MRKRQLGKSDLFVSEVGLGCMSLGTEEKHALSLVDRAINLGINYLDTADLYDAGVNEELVGKAIKHQRNEIILATKVGNKWKEDKTGWTWDPSKAYIKTAVKDSLKRLQTDYIDLYQLHGGTIEDHIDETIEAFEELKQEGVIRYYGISSIRPNVIKEYLSKSNIVSIMMQYSLLDRRPEEWFSIIKEHNVSVIARGPLAKGLLTKKPLGEKSTSKGYLTYSEAELKSVLSMLEQVDSNHTMTELAIQYCLHQDVVGTVIPGASKLKQLIENAEAGSSERLSQQTYEQLQTLTKFDKYAQHR, encoded by the coding sequence TTGCGAAAAAGACAACTCGGTAAATCTGATTTATTTGTGAGTGAAGTTGGCCTTGGTTGTATGTCATTAGGTACAGAGGAAAAACATGCCCTTTCACTTGTTGATAGGGCAATTAACTTGGGAATAAATTATTTAGACACAGCTGATTTATATGATGCAGGTGTAAACGAGGAGCTTGTTGGTAAAGCGATTAAACATCAACGTAACGAGATAATCTTAGCAACAAAAGTCGGAAACAAGTGGAAAGAAGATAAAACAGGCTGGACATGGGATCCATCTAAGGCATATATAAAAACCGCTGTCAAAGACAGTTTAAAACGTCTACAGACAGATTATATTGACCTTTATCAGTTACATGGAGGCACAATTGAAGATCATATTGATGAGACGATTGAAGCCTTTGAAGAATTAAAGCAAGAAGGTGTCATTCGATATTATGGTATTTCCTCTATTCGCCCTAATGTGATTAAGGAATATTTGAGCAAATCGAACATAGTTTCAATTATGATGCAATACAGCTTATTGGATCGTCGTCCAGAAGAATGGTTTTCTATCATAAAAGAGCATAATGTAAGTGTCATTGCCCGTGGTCCGCTTGCAAAAGGACTTCTTACTAAAAAACCTTTAGGAGAAAAATCAACATCTAAAGGCTACTTAACTTATTCAGAGGCTGAGCTAAAAAGTGTACTATCTATGTTAGAACAAGTAGACTCTAACCATACTATGACTGAACTAGCTATACAATATTGCCTACACCAAGATGTAGTTGGTACTGTTATACCAGGAGCTAGCAAGTTAAAGCAATTAATTGAAAATGCTGAGGCAGGATCCTCAGAAAGACTGTCACAGCAAACCTATGAACAGCTACAAACACTCACAAAATTTGATAAATACGCACAACATCGTTAA
- a CDS encoding YqkE family protein — translation MKKSNKKKKDDQAVSLSDHLNNDLLEQLKAVKKDLTKEHEEKEAALERKRIEERKQREKNKSFEELFNESSLSWKEFK, via the coding sequence ATGAAGAAATCAAACAAAAAGAAAAAGGATGATCAAGCTGTATCTTTATCAGATCATTTAAATAATGATCTTTTAGAACAATTGAAGGCCGTAAAAAAGGATTTAACAAAAGAGCATGAAGAAAAAGAGGCGGCTCTTGAGCGTAAACGGATTGAGGAGAGAAAGCAAAGAGAGAAAAATAAAAGTTTTGAAGAGCTTTTTAATGAAAGCTCACTATCATGGAAAGAGTTCAAATGA
- a CDS encoding alpha/beta hydrolase, translated as MKKILTTILIILSYVLIVGFFFTNKMMYIKKKKDEDIINRETKYGFYNQKDFDSLDKRDFSITSQFGYQIKGALYEPHHTNRYIIICHGVTVNRLNSVKYMNLFIKKGWNVLIYDHRRHGESGGKTTSYGYYEKFDLQTVVNWLKNEVGESLILGIHGESMGAVTTLLYGGMVEDGADFYIADCPFSELEAQLLYRLKVEFNIPGFLVMPIAKPFVKLRDRYSLKDVSPISIINNIHNPVLFIHSKDDDYIPVDMTKQLYNKKAGYRKLYIAEKGSHAMSYAENREKYSEVIDEFLEDIGVISNVQLGTN; from the coding sequence ATGAAAAAAATATTAACGACTATCCTAATCATCCTTTCGTATGTTTTAATTGTTGGCTTTTTCTTTACGAATAAGATGATGTACATCAAAAAGAAGAAAGATGAAGACATCATTAACAGAGAAACAAAATATGGTTTTTATAATCAAAAAGATTTTGACTCTCTTGATAAAAGAGATTTCTCTATTACTTCTCAATTCGGATATCAAATTAAGGGAGCTCTTTATGAACCACATCATACTAATCGGTACATTATTATTTGTCATGGTGTAACAGTTAATCGACTAAATTCAGTTAAATATATGAATTTATTTATCAAAAAGGGCTGGAATGTATTAATTTACGATCATCGACGCCATGGTGAAAGTGGAGGTAAAACCACAAGCTATGGTTACTATGAAAAATTTGACCTTCAGACTGTTGTTAACTGGCTAAAAAATGAGGTTGGTGAATCACTTATTTTAGGTATACATGGCGAATCTATGGGAGCAGTTACTACTCTACTTTATGGTGGGATGGTTGAGGATGGAGCTGACTTTTACATAGCCGATTGTCCGTTTTCTGAACTAGAAGCTCAACTTCTTTATCGCCTTAAGGTCGAATTTAATATTCCTGGATTTTTGGTTATGCCAATTGCTAAACCATTTGTTAAGCTTCGTGACCGGTATTCACTTAAAGATGTTTCCCCAATTAGCATAATAAATAATATCCATAATCCTGTCCTCTTTATTCATAGTAAGGATGATGACTACATACCTGTTGATATGACGAAGCAACTATACAATAAGAAAGCTGGCTATAGAAAGCTCTATATTGCTGAAAAAGGCTCTCACGCAATGTCATACGCTGAAAACCGTGAGAAATATTCCGAAGTAATAGATGAGTTTCTTGAGGATATTGGTGTAATCTCTAATGTTCAACTAGGCACTAACTAG
- a CDS encoding alanine/glycine:cation symporter family protein — translation MTIIENIINGTNTLLWSYVLIIMLIGAGIYFTVRTKFVQFRMIGEMVRLLGEGAAANKKGVSSFQAFCISTASRVGTGNLAGVAIAITTGGPGAVFWMWLIALIGSASAFVESTLAQIYKIKDGDTFRGGPAYYMEKALNARWMGVTFAVLITLTFGLAFNSVQANTITSAFHSSFGISKVLIAIILSIITAIIIFGGIKRIAKVSEIIVPIMAGAYILIALFIMLTNITEIPGVFILIFESAFGLKEAAGGALGAAMMNGIKRGLFSNEAGMGSSPNAAATADVSHPVKQGLIQALGVFVDTIIICSSTAFIILLSGLYTSQESDGIILTQQALETSIGSWAGIFLAFIVLMFAFSSIVGNYYYGESNIEFINQKKIYLIIYRIAAVFMVAFGSLASLNFVWSLADMFMGLMAIINLIAISILGKIAFSALNDYTKQKANGKDPVFDKTSIKGLKNVEAWEKPLEKS, via the coding sequence ATGACAATAATTGAAAATATCATTAATGGAACAAATACATTGTTATGGTCGTATGTATTAATCATTATGTTAATTGGGGCAGGAATTTATTTTACTGTTCGAACAAAATTTGTTCAATTTCGAATGATTGGCGAAATGGTTCGCTTATTAGGTGAAGGTGCAGCTGCTAATAAAAAGGGGGTTTCATCTTTTCAGGCATTTTGTATTAGTACGGCCTCTCGTGTTGGTACTGGTAACCTTGCTGGTGTTGCCATCGCAATTACAACAGGAGGACCAGGAGCTGTTTTTTGGATGTGGCTAATTGCCTTAATTGGCTCCGCATCTGCCTTTGTTGAAAGTACACTTGCACAAATCTATAAAATAAAAGACGGGGACACATTTCGCGGTGGTCCGGCCTATTACATGGAAAAAGCACTAAACGCTCGTTGGATGGGTGTGACCTTTGCTGTATTGATAACGCTAACTTTTGGCTTAGCTTTTAATTCTGTTCAGGCAAATACAATTACAAGTGCTTTTCACTCATCATTCGGTATTAGCAAGGTACTAATTGCTATTATTTTATCTATTATCACAGCGATTATTATCTTTGGTGGGATTAAAAGAATTGCCAAGGTATCTGAAATTATTGTACCAATTATGGCAGGTGCCTATATTCTTATTGCTCTATTCATCATGCTAACAAATATTACAGAAATCCCAGGTGTTTTTATATTAATATTCGAAAGTGCCTTTGGACTTAAAGAGGCTGCAGGTGGTGCTTTAGGTGCCGCAATGATGAATGGAATCAAACGAGGTTTGTTTTCAAACGAAGCTGGGATGGGAAGTTCACCTAATGCTGCAGCTACCGCGGATGTCAGCCACCCTGTTAAACAAGGTTTAATTCAAGCGCTTGGGGTGTTTGTTGATACGATTATTATTTGTAGTTCAACTGCATTTATCATCTTGTTATCAGGTCTTTATACCTCTCAAGAATCAGATGGTATTATCCTAACACAACAAGCACTAGAAACTTCTATAGGATCATGGGCTGGAATTTTTCTTGCGTTTATCGTTCTTATGTTCGCATTCAGCTCTATCGTCGGGAACTACTATTACGGAGAATCTAATATTGAATTTATAAATCAAAAAAAGATCTATCTTATTATTTATCGTATTGCTGCTGTATTTATGGTTGCTTTTGGATCATTAGCTTCCTTAAACTTCGTGTGGAGTTTAGCCGATATGTTTATGGGCCTAATGGCAATTATTAATTTAATCGCCATTTCAATACTTGGCAAAATTGCATTTTCTGCACTTAACGACTATACAAAGCAAAAAGCAAATGGAAAAGATCCAGTCTTTGATAAAACCTCTATTAAAGGTTTAAAAAATGTTGAAGCTTGGGAAAAGCCATTAGAAAAATCATAA
- a CDS encoding IS110 family transposase, with the protein METLHKRCAGLDVHSETIVACVLLGDSEAELERVIETFPTLTKDLFRLLKWLEEKEVTHIAMESTGVYWKPVYNILEDFFDITLANAQRIKNVPGRKTDVSDAEWIAKLLRHGLIEKSFVPPEDFRNLRDLTRLRKKWIGHMTSEKNRIQKVLETSNIKLSTVISDVFGVSGRKLLEQLISEGFIDQEEVEKKIHGRMAHKKQLITDSLFGTLNDHQLFLIQQSWMHITYLETLISDIEKRIDEILLDYQEEVQLLITMPGIKKDTAAVILAEIGVDMGQFPTSKHLASWAGLSPGNHESAGKRKSTRTVRGNPHIKSALCEAAWAVSRSRNKRLGIKYWSLAARRGKKKALVAIGHRMLTIVYHMLQNKKPYHELTSN; encoded by the coding sequence GTGGAAACTTTACACAAACGTTGTGCTGGTTTGGATGTTCACTCAGAAACCATTGTGGCTTGTGTATTACTAGGTGATTCAGAAGCTGAATTGGAAAGAGTAATTGAAACTTTCCCAACATTAACGAAGGATTTATTTCGTCTGCTTAAATGGTTAGAAGAAAAAGAAGTCACTCACATTGCGATGGAGAGTACGGGAGTTTATTGGAAACCAGTTTACAACATCTTAGAAGATTTTTTTGATATTACTTTGGCTAATGCACAAAGGATTAAAAACGTTCCCGGTAGGAAGACAGATGTTTCGGACGCAGAATGGATAGCTAAATTATTAAGACATGGACTAATAGAGAAAAGCTTTGTCCCTCCAGAAGACTTTCGAAATTTACGAGATTTGACTCGACTTAGAAAGAAATGGATTGGGCATATGACATCTGAGAAGAACCGAATTCAAAAAGTGTTAGAGACTTCAAACATAAAATTAAGTACTGTTATTTCAGATGTTTTTGGTGTTTCAGGAAGGAAACTCTTGGAACAATTAATATCTGAAGGTTTTATTGATCAGGAAGAAGTTGAGAAAAAGATACATGGAAGAATGGCTCATAAAAAACAATTGATTACTGATTCTTTATTCGGTACATTAAATGATCATCAACTTTTTCTAATCCAACAATCCTGGATGCATATTACTTATCTAGAAACGTTAATATCCGATATTGAGAAAAGGATCGATGAAATCTTACTAGACTATCAGGAAGAAGTTCAACTTTTAATCACAATGCCGGGTATTAAAAAAGATACAGCTGCAGTCATCCTTGCAGAAATTGGTGTAGATATGGGACAGTTTCCAACTTCTAAACATCTCGCTTCATGGGCAGGATTATCACCTGGAAATCATGAAAGTGCAGGAAAAAGAAAAAGTACACGAACAGTTAGAGGAAATCCACATATTAAATCTGCATTGTGCGAAGCTGCATGGGCTGTTTCAAGGAGTCGTAATAAAAGGTTGGGAATCAAATATTGGTCGTTGGCTGCGAGAAGAGGAAAGAAAAAAGCACTCGTTGCCATAGGACACCGAATGCTTACGATTGTCTATCATATGCTTCAGAACAAAAAACCCTACCACGAGTTAACTTCAAATTAG
- a CDS encoding DUF2552 family protein, giving the protein MKDRLNSIKNVALNKTWVSFLNENHPYSLLHWSIGGSHEDTKDVWLLQDEMSFEAQEFPTIDEALRWIEENMENISDVLG; this is encoded by the coding sequence ATGAAGGATCGATTAAATTCCATAAAAAATGTAGCTTTAAATAAAACATGGGTATCCTTTTTAAATGAAAACCATCCATATAGTCTTCTTCACTGGTCAATTGGTGGATCACATGAAGACACGAAGGACGTTTGGCTTTTGCAAGACGAGATGTCTTTTGAGGCACAGGAATTTCCTACGATAGACGAAGCGCTTCGATGGATTGAAGAAAACATGGAGAATATTTCAGATGTCTTAGGTTAA
- a CDS encoding iron-sulfur cluster biosynthesis family protein — translation MQVTFTDEAIQQLEPKLAENNERFLKIKYDTEGCGCVMSGVTALWLVEEQDQDDVNIETNYVPLVVERTKMVFLDDQLTISYNESARSFMIKSPSQILNPRMSLVVK, via the coding sequence ATGCAGGTGACTTTTACAGATGAAGCAATACAACAACTAGAACCAAAATTAGCTGAAAATAATGAACGGTTTTTAAAAATAAAATACGACACTGAAGGTTGTGGCTGCGTCATGAGCGGTGTAACAGCATTGTGGCTTGTTGAAGAACAAGATCAGGATGATGTGAATATAGAGACAAATTACGTACCTTTAGTAGTAGAAAGAACGAAAATGGTCTTTTTAGATGATCAACTAACGATTTCTTATAACGAGTCAGCTAGAAGCTTCATGATAAAAAGTCCCTCACAAATATTAAATCCGCGTATGAGTTTAGTTGTAAAGTGA
- a CDS encoding YolD-like family protein produces MIRDRGNIKWTSMMLPEHVKLLRDWSEEDTYQKKPELDEQQLEQFNETICQAMEEHTELVFTYYKDHFFHTCSGYVHYIDPIRHTLRIINEETGDRQQLSIQTIVDLKQK; encoded by the coding sequence ATGATACGGGATAGAGGAAATATAAAATGGACATCTATGATGCTCCCTGAACATGTTAAGCTTTTACGAGACTGGTCCGAAGAAGATACCTATCAGAAGAAACCCGAACTTGATGAACAGCAACTTGAACAATTTAATGAAACCATTTGTCAGGCAATGGAGGAGCATACAGAACTTGTGTTTACCTATTATAAAGATCATTTTTTTCATACGTGCTCAGGTTATGTACATTATATTGATCCCATTCGGCATACTTTGCGAATTATAAATGAGGAAACTGGTGATCGTCAGCAGCTGTCGATTCAAACAATTGTAGATTTAAAACAAAAGTAA
- a CDS encoding GDSL-type esterase/lipase family protein — METNRSCLTYVALGDSLTVGVGASFLAPGFVGRYVRLTEEKLNTHVCAGIYAKSGIETGGVLQIVESPVLHQKIKHANIITISAGGNDLIQASKEFVESRDTTDLTQSVKECHNNMVKIMETIHELKKECGVPFIIYLLNLYNPLPEIALADTWVRFFNRQLNSFDNGKTIRVADIYSVFKGRQEDLLSKDHIHPNNLGYQEIAHTLTQLGYPKAFH, encoded by the coding sequence GTGGAAACAAATCGGTCATGTTTAACATATGTAGCTCTAGGAGATTCCTTGACAGTTGGAGTAGGCGCATCATTTCTAGCACCTGGATTTGTTGGACGTTATGTGAGATTAACTGAGGAAAAGCTAAATACCCACGTATGTGCTGGTATTTACGCAAAATCTGGTATAGAAACAGGCGGTGTTTTACAAATTGTAGAAAGTCCTGTGCTGCATCAGAAAATTAAACATGCCAACATTATTACCATCTCAGCTGGAGGAAACGATTTAATTCAAGCTAGCAAAGAATTCGTGGAATCCCGTGATACAACAGACCTAACTCAATCTGTAAAAGAGTGCCATAACAATATGGTGAAAATAATGGAAACCATTCATGAATTGAAAAAAGAATGTGGTGTTCCTTTTATCATTTATTTGCTTAATCTTTATAATCCATTGCCGGAAATTGCACTTGCAGATACATGGGTTCGTTTTTTTAATCGTCAATTAAACAGCTTTGATAATGGAAAAACAATTCGAGTTGCAGATATTTACTCGGTATTTAAAGGTCGACAAGAAGATCTTTTATCTAAGGACCATATCCATCCAAATAATCTCGGATATCAAGAGATTGCTCATACATTAACTCAACTAGGCTATCCGAAAGCTTTTCACTAG